In Diabrotica undecimpunctata isolate CICGRU chromosome 9, icDiaUnde3, whole genome shotgun sequence, the DNA window aaaaagacaatctcagaacgcctatgatgttaaaataactgattgtttaaacgataaactaacatcaataaacaacacattagatttaaaatacattttacatgtagtgacttagtgggtatgtcctatgtttttaatattattttaattgtgacgtctacttgttagtaccgaattttacatgcttggtaagtcaaaagtttaacttttaaaccttattatgtctgtcataaaatgtttttttagttaatattacttcttgaaaaaggcatggatttcctgccgaaacgtcgaaaaaatatatgaaaatgtcttagtatcaaatcaaaatttttttatgaacataagcccaagaaaatccactaaaatatatatatatatatatatatatatatatatatatatatatatatatatatatatatatatacatatacattaaGCTTTTTCTGatgtttgaaacgttctaaacgttaAGCATTCTTTTCTTTAGGGAGTTGCAGCTTCCTCCatggatgtgttagttgttgctctgaaAACCTCACGAGTTTTCTAACATTTTTGCCACAAATAGGTTGCATTTTTCCTTTAGTGACCTGTTTCCAAGTTAACATTCTCCTACCCTAACTTACCTGCCTGTACTGATGACGatcaaatagtcagaaatacgtatttacgctTGCCTTCCATCCTTTATGATTTTGAAATctatcaaaaaattaaatttaacacaTTGGCTGCCACAAGGATGACCGGCGATCCTAACTAACAGATTACAATTATGCCATTAGGATCACCTGTGTTACTTGTGCGTATTTAACTTTCAGAATTATAACGGTCGGCTCTGTGAGGACGCTCAAATAATTTTACTGTGGCACACTAGGAACCCATAGCCAGAATTATTATAACGGTCGGCACTGTGAGGACGCTCAAATAGTTTTACTGTGTCACACTAGGAACCCATAGCTTGCTTATGTTCTTTTGTTAGGCGCGATAGCGTCGTAAATAGCTTGTAATGACAGTTGGTAGTAAGGCGTTGTAGAATCGATTAGTAGTATTAATTATCAAGTTTTTCTACGGAATTAGCAGTTTTTTTTGgtatatttgaaattatttgaaGTGAGTATGTGCAGTTTATTCGTTTAAAAATCTTGTTGCTGGATTATTTGTAAGGATAAACAAATATTacagtatttattttatatatcctcaaACGTTTTGCTCGCatttaattaatgaaaaatgGTGCTAGTAAAGTacttttttaattgtaatttgtcTTTCAGATCATGGATAATTTACCAGGTACAAGTAAAACGCAGCGTatgtcaaataaaaataaaaagttgacaGAGGCAGAGTTGCTCCAATTGTTAGAGGAGGAGGAGGATGAATTTTTGTTATCTGGTTCAGAATACAATCTGAGTGACTAAAAAGAATCTGATAAAGAAGATGAATGTAACAGTGATTCAAGCTTATTGGATGAAAATGCATAACAATCGGTATAATCTAGCGACCAGCAAAATAATGACCATGAATGGTACGAAGATGACTGTACTCATTTACGTCTCGATATGCAGTTTCCTGGTAATGAATCATATGTCTATGATGATAGTTATCCTCAACATAGAACCGAACTGACTTCTTTTCATGTATACAGGAAACTGATCGATGATAAAATTTTACAACTAATTGTTTAGGAAACTGACAGAAATACTGCGCAGGTAAAAAATACACAACGTTATAGCAGATCAATCCAGAATTCATGCATGGAAACCTACCAATaaagaagaaattttaaaatttttgggttGTGTTATGTATATGATAACTTCCAAAAATTGTTGATTATTGGAGTAAGTCAccattgtataattttatttttatttcttctgtaatgACCAGAAACAGATTTCAGCTTCTTTTGCGATTCTTACATTTTGCTGATAACACGGTTGCTTTACCAAACGATCGTTGctataaattagaaaattatttgaaatgacaCCATTACTTTTTGATCAACAATGTAATCCTGGCTCAATGTCCTATACATGAAATAAAGCAATTAAATCATAAATTAAAACTTTGAAGTAAATTTCAGTTcaagtttttagttttcttctgttAATGCCGGTGTAATTGGCCATGACAAAATCGGAttccaaaaattaattttttcttccGGGATGTATACCAATGTTTTCTTCAGGTCTTccattttcttgttgttaattgGAAGTACAATTGAATATGCTCTTCTAGTAGGAGCCTGAATTGGCTGTACTGTATTCCGTAGTTTGAATTCATCCATTATGAAGCCGCCGATGTTCATCTTACATTGAACCGTGTTAGGATTCTTTGATGAAAAAGTCATTTCTCTGTATTGTGATATGGCAAAAGCCCTTTTTTGGTTTCTTGGGACATTTTTGCCATACGAATCATCACTTAGGCaggtttttttataaaactggggCCACCATGACCTAAAGTCAATGAAATCATCAGCAGTCAttttaataacagaaaatttGCCGTCAATTTTGGATGATTTCATTATAAGCTCTTCAACCTCATTAATAGTATAATATCGTTCTTCTTGCTTTAATTTTCTTCTGATGATGCCAAAATCTCTGTCATTTGGCATAAAAGAGTGGCCCCTAACAGGAAAGGTTAGTTTGActtcattaaacttttttatcTCACACAAGTACATCATTATGCGAATcacagtattatttttattttgccctgcGCAGTTGTCCCCAAACAGATAAAGGTTTCTTACACCACtgccaattttgtttttttatgtaccAATCTAACATAGTACAAACTTCGTTTGAGCCTTTACCCCCTTCACCTTCATGATAGATAAAAATTGTACATTCCCGTGTCGCGAGATTATGCACACCAAAAACGTTTACAGTGAGCTGTCTAAGGTAATAGGTATCTTGCACAGGAATACAAGGTAGAGATACGTTGGCCATAAAATCTATGCAGATACCAACATTTTTTTCAGGCATACTGACACACTGCGTGGTCACTTCTTTCAGTGATGCATAGAACTTTTTAGATTTACGTTTATGTACTGTTAGCTCGGCGACAGCTACTCGCTTTGCATTCTCATTCAAAACaggactttttatttttaaatttagttcctCACATGTAACACATGCATCTTTAACTGGTTGGGCAAAGCCAATAGAAGGGTAGTTTTCCTTGAAATATGTCGAAAAAAACTTGTAGGAGAGCCTTTTCTCAGTTCCTAATGTTGAAATAAGGAAACTATGTTCTTTTTTAATGAACATGTTGtacatgatttttaaattcatattagCTGAAAAATACTTTCTTTCTTTTCCTGTATAGTGACGTACTTTGGTGGGGAATGATTCTACATGGGCCCTTAATTTAGATAGTAcggacccaagtattgcatttccTGAAACGTTTTTTCCTCTGTTGTCAGTTGGTGTTTCATTTAGTTGCAATAGATGGGACAAACGGTAACACTGCTTTGCAGTGTATCCATAGGTTTTCATAAATCCATTTTTACATACTTTTGTACGTTTTCCATTGTGTACTACATAATAAATCACACTGAAAGCCTTGGGTTTCGCGGTTGACGAACTAGACCTGGGTCTTTCCCTTGCAATATGACTAACTTCCATAACAGATTGGATGTAAATGTCCTGTTCCGTTTTGGTTGTCATGTTATGTAGTTTGGCGAATATTTCAATCATATCTTTTTCAGTGAAAACTCCAAGGCAATTGGATTTGCAACTGAAACAACAAAAGACTTTATTGTAACAGTAATTTAGAGAAAAAGATATTGGAGATAAGTAAATGACTTTGAGGTTAGGTTTTAGTAGCCTAATATTACTTCGAAATATACACAAGATTAAAGTATCAGTAAAATCGTATTTAAACCAAAATGTACAAATTAACAacaatgaataaaacaatatttacctgCAAAAATTTGAGCCTGGTTTTTTAGCTGGTACAGTTTTGCCAACCCAGTTTACATGTTCTTGTCCAGCTACTTtagacttctttattatattccttttataTTTGTCATCATTCGTAACaccttttcttttcttgtttatTCCCATTCCCCATTCCTCATCTGAACCACTCATTTTAATCTAATTATTAACCACAGTGAAGACGACAACAATCATCAATAAATACAGCACAATATTGTCTGACTAAACTCAGCTGTGAGGATAGTTCGAATATTTGCCACGCAGCTCTAGCGCCGCAACTGTTTACCGCAGAAAGAAAACGTGTCCTGGACTAGTTTCTTTTCTGCAGTAAATAGAATATTGAAATCGTTGCCATGCCAATACTAATATGCAGACGTGTTTCCTTTTTGTAGAAAACGTTGCGTTTTGCTACTggaaacaattttattaaaatacacaaaattcgTACATATTGGACTTGTTGCCTTTCTGCAGTTTGCGATTCATATACTTTcggcaaaattaaaaaaagagagaTAATTGGAAAGGAACATCGTGATGGCATTGTAATAGGCAAATGGCACGATAAACTTGATGTTCTCTTCTGGACGACCAGACATGGAATCGACATGTTAGAGACAGGTGAACATAAGAAAGATGATGGAGCTATAATTAAACCTGAAGCAATAATTGAAGTGCTCGGACGAATAATGATCTATGTTACAAGTTGACGTTTTCGAGAAAAGGCGAGTTTGAAAATGTTGCTTATTTCTTGAACATTTGTGACTAAAAATGTAACATAGACCGTTATTCcacaaataaaagtaaaaaatcatttttgaaataattttattaacataaattattacatttatatttattaatataacgtaatagaaaattaaattatattataataattattatacatataattatataagtaggaatttttgaaataaacgaaaaaacagaaaagtattataaaaaacaaacagaaattaGTATTCAGGTAGCGATCTATAAAATTCGGCAAATTTACTATCCATATATGGaatcatttttattaaatctttttttttattttgcgtaATTGGTAGTAGTGCATTGTACGCTGTTTGTAAATCTTCAGGCTTTGTTGTAGCTTCCCAGTTTTGTTTGAAAATCTTAAATGACTCCCAGGGTTTTACGACGTTATGACTGGCTCGACCATAAATAGTGTAGGGATCATCAAGGTCATATTTCATCCAGAGGTACTTTGTCACTTATAATTTTGAAGAACTTCTATTTTTTGGCAGGTGTTTTTCAATAGAGGTTAGGTCTTTAACGTCATTTTGGCTCATTTTTATGACATCAAAAGGTTCTATCACTTTAGCGTCAGCAATAACGTACTTCCAATCCGAGGGTACATACACCTTTGCACTTTTCATTGCTTTCTCGATTAATGCAAAGTCTCTATCACAAGGCAAAAGACTGTGACCCGAGGAGAGAAACTTTTGGTTAATCTCAGTAAAGTATCCACATTTTGCAAGATAACAGTAGGTGTTTAATATCCTCCAGTTGTTATTTTGAGCTACGCAACGATCGGACCAAACGATTAACTTGCGCTGTTCTCCATCTATTAACTTCTTATAGTTCATTGTAACATACTTGATTATGCAAGATGCTATTTCTGTAGAGCCTCTTCCTGCGATGCATTCGTACCACAAGTTCATTACCGCTTTGCTAGTTCCCATATTATGTATAGCAAAGTTGTAGCAGCTAAGTTGCTTTTGGTAGAAGATATTTGAGTGGGATAATGACGGGCAAAATAGAACCTGCTGCATATCAACAAAGAACGACAGTAGATGAGTTATTTGCTTTAGATTTAATTATGTCTGCTTTAAGTTCTTGATATCCCAAAGAGGCTTTAGTTTGATGTAAGTCACTTACCAGCTGTATTTTCTTCCTATCATCCTCTGATTTTGCAGAACTTAGTTGTAtatagaattcatcgcatatttTACATGTATCTGATCTAGGAGCGCCAAAACGTAAATTCATTTGCTTGAAAACTGTATCATAAAACGTTTTACTGACATCAAGATTAGGATTTTCAGTTTGGAAACATCGATACATTTTTGACAAATTTAGATCAGGACTCAAGTATTCTTTCTGTGTTTTACCTCGAGAATAGTGCGACTCTTGCCTTGGAAATTTGTTGATATGTTCTATCACCAAGTTCCTACTCTCGTGTAGAATCGCCTATGGTCTATTATGATGCTTACCTCTCTGATCTATAGGAATATTAACAGCGAGTTTAAGTTTGTCTTGTATCGTTTGAATTCGTCTATGGGTGATTTTGAAAACGTCGAGTAACATAGTTTTGCATACTTTCTTGTTATCAATGAAGTATGTGAAAGAGTATGCTTTAACGAAGTGCCATCTGTTTTTCcagctcttcttctttttggttCCTCCATTCTAATACATTTTGTTAAAAGCGCTGACTGCTCATCATACGAATGTGAATAGAAGAACCTAAAGAGATCCTTTCTCATAGGAAGGGTGAACTGTGAACACATTTGCTTACACGATTTACTGCATATGTTTACCttaaacaaataacataaaattaataaatctaTATAGAGACGAATGGAAaatagaattatttttaataatcatttcgttgtaaaacgaaaagaaaaaacaatttttattatattaaatatttaaatttaagttttaatttaattttttaaatacaagttttatttttaatattattttaattttattaaaataaaactttcgcATGTATTATTTCTTTCTTATTTCTACTTACATCGGTAGGAGCGGTCTTAGCAGgaactaatatttttttcttctttgtcgTGTATGCCATTCCCGAATCCTGCAGTTTCTAGAAAAAATCCTGCCATTTTTTCTAGAAACATCCTTCCAAGTTTCTATATTTATCTGCCTGGTATttctttttgatttatttaatcTACGAATATCAGTAGGTGAAAACCGAACATTCCTGGTTTGTTCTATCTCGTTTTCGTTCATAATGTAATAAAACTACACAGACTACAATCTAAACAATACTGCAATGTAAACAAACGATAACCATTCGCACAGTACCACAAAACAGAATGATTTGGTTCGGTACAGTCGAAGCACGCTTGACGTTGATGTCACATAGACCGTTGTTcaaacttaaaaatttattttcactcTTTCCATATTAGTCGTCCCTCGTCCCATCTGTTGATATATTAACAAACTATAATATTTAGTGGAATCTACACATTTCATAGTCCATTATTCAAACCTAAACTCGATTTTTGATAATTTGTAACATAGACCGTTATTCGTCCGAACGCTTcaattatagactacaacaaagaaAAAGATGGTGTTAACGTCTCAGATCAACTCGCAAGCTATTTCTCATCTCTGAGAAAAACTGTTCGCTGGAATTGAAGTTTTATTGAATACGGCTGTCAtccatattttaataatatataattcctTCAACACACCAAAACAGCAAGTTATCTCATTTCGGGATAGGCTAATTTTTAGTTTATTCAATTACAGTCCGATGGCTGAACTACTGTAAAGTATATGCTTGTTACATTTGACGCCAAAACTACAAACAATAGGAAGAACACAAAACGTTATAACCAATGTTACACTAAAACAGTTGGAACAAAAGGCTGTAAAGAAGTTCAAAAGAAACCTAAACTTGTTTCTACATTTTGTAATGTTTGCGAAAAATTTTACTGTGTGAAATATTTCACTTTTTCAAGTTTTTTACGATCACCAGTAATACTAGTGGCACATTTCCGGTAAAAAACAGTCATAAAAAACTATTGAGCTTTTCTATCATTCGAGCCCAAAGTTCTTCATCTCGCTCAATTTTTTCAATAAACAGGAGCTCTGTATCATTCTTGTATCATTAACATATACTACAAAATAGCAATAATCTTTTCGGGCAATATTAACCTGGCCTTgaatctaaaaaaataaatattatattttctaaaaatatgtaaaaaattataAGTATGTACCTGATACATGTAATTGTAATGATAATATTTTTTGCCTACCgcatggggtattattataaggcTGCAAGTACTTGTGATTAATAACCATTACATCCATTTCCGGTTTATCTACAATACCGGACTCTAAAAAATGTAAATACATTAGCACAacataaatatttcgattttgCATGGTACAGGAATCACTGAATATGTTTATTTCCTTAAATTCTTTCGGTAAACTTAGTAACATCTTCCGTGTTTGTATTGATTATTAACACTTTTTGTCTTGGGTAATTGGTGCAGGAAATGAATTAGAAATGACTTACAAGCTCAACAAAAACGTGCCTTTTTATTTCCACGTGTTCTTAATGCAACGGCTTGTACATGACTCTCGCGCATCGATCGAACAACAAAAAAACTCGATCGAAGCGACCTCGCCCAAAATGCCCAATGTTGGCAGAAAGCAACGTTGCCAGATCgatttgaaaattaaaacaaaatagaaattattaGAGAATATGAACATGCCCCCCGCCTTGAAAGAGGGAAGCTTTCAAAGAAAAACATTATAACTGGTaaatattaaagaataaaaataaaatagataatttCTTAACTTAAAGGTCCTCaagactatttttaatatatatataatttaattataataatatataatttaattatatatttaaaatataaagtaaaaatgtTAAGTTCACAAAAACAAGTGTCATTGTATCTATCACTCAgtctgtaaatttttgtccagcGGTAATGGACAAATCTTGGGAAATGCCCTTCTCACCAGGCCCTGTTCTGTCTTGATTACAGCAACTCTGCATACGTCATCGGGTCCCTTCATCACGTCCTCTATTCTTCCAAGCTTCCACTTCATCGGAGGAAGGTTATCATCTTTGATTAAAACTAAGGCTCCCCTCCTCAATGAATCATAATGCTGCTTCCATTTTGTACGAGCCTGGAGTTCACTGACATACTCCTTACTCCAGCGATTCCATAGATGCTGCTTAAGTTGTGACAGATGCTGGAATACAGTCAATCGATTATAAGGTGTATTAACAAAGTTTTTCTCGGGAACACTGCTGCCAACTCGTCCAATTAAGAAATGTGAGGGGGTGAGTGGAGTAAGGTCGTGAGGTGAATCGGAGATAGGAGAAAGAGGTCTAGAGTTTAATATGGCCTCGATCTGCGTCAACAATGTAGTTAGCTGTTCAAAGGTAAACGAAGCTCCCTTAGTGACGCGACGTAAGTGGTGCTTAATGCTTTTAACCCCGGCTTCCCATAAACCACCAAAATGTGGTCCATAGGGAGGATTAAATTTCCAGTTTATATTGTCTTTATGACAACTTTCggatatttcattttcattttgagATAAAAATCGACCTAATTCACAAAGTTCGTTACTAGCCGCTATAAAATTGGAACCATTATCACTTAATACTTGAGAGGGCATTCCTCTTCTAGCAACGAAACGTTTTAATGccaacaaaaaatattctttactTAAATCACAAACTAATTCGATGTGAATCGCTTTTGTGACCGCGCAAATAAATAAACAGATATATGCCTTGGAAATTTTACATCCGCGGCCTGTGCGACTTTTTATTAATAAGGGACCTGCATAGTCAACGCCAGTTACTTCAAACGGTAGTCGCGAACTCAAACGATCTTTTGGTAAGGCGGCCATAATAGGTTTAGTTATTTGAGGCTTAAATCTGAAACAAGACAGGCACTTTCTTACAATTGATTTGACCAACAGCCGACCACCAATAGGCCAAAAAATATCGCGAATTGTCGCAAGCATCAGCTGAGGCCCTGCATGCAATAAATCAAGATGAGTTTGGCTAgcaattaaaaacattaaatgtGATTTAGAATGTAAAATTAAAGGATGTTTTTTCTCGAATGCAAATTTCGAATTACTCAACCTACCACCAACCCTTAGAAAACCGAATTCGTCTATAAATGGATTTAAACTTAGGAGACAACTATTTGATTTTAACGGTTTGTTGGTGCGCAAATTTGTAATGTCCGCTTTAAAATAGATATCTTGATCAATTTTGATGAGAACATCAAACGCATGTTTTATTTCAACGGTActtatataatttgttttaaagCGCAAGTGATTATCTTTTAACTTAGAATTTTTAAGAAATCTTATCACCCATGCCGTTACTCTCTTTAATTTATCCAAATTGGAGTATTTGTTTATAATGAAATCGTCCACTATCGCCGTGAAAGCAATACGGTCATCCATTTTCTTGATATCAGGTAACTTTTGATCTGATATTTGCTTTTTAGGCCAACGATCTTCATTGTCCGTGAGCCAAGACGGTCCATACCaccataaattattatttaaaagcgATGATGGTGTACTTCCTCTTGATATAATGTCAGCTGGATTTTGATTGGAGCTAACATGCTTCCAACAATCCGAACTAGTCGAGTCTTGAATCTCAGAAACTCTGTTGCTtacaaaagttttaaatttattgGGAGGTGATTTTAGCCATCCCAGTACGATCGTAGCAGCAGAAAGTTCAAGTCGGGGGATAGATATGGTTTTCAATGGAGCTACTTTAGATTTTGCGCACAATAGGTGAGAAAATATCTGACCTTCTGCATTTACTGACCTGATATAAACGCATGCGCCGTACGCTGTTTCCGATGCATCAGCAAAACCATGCATTTCCAAATATGCCGCATTCTCACACATAGCGTGTCTTTGAATACGAAGCTCATTTAATACAGGCAAATCAGATCTAAACTGAGAATAGGAAGTGTATATACTTGACGGGACAGATTCGTCCCAAGACAGCTTTTCCAACCAAAGCGATTGTAATATCACCTTGGCTTTTAATATGCAAGGAGCTAAAAGCCCCAACGGATCGAACACCTGCGATACCTCTGATAATATTATTCTTTTGGTAATTTTAGGAGTATAAAAACTATCATTGATCTTATAAATTAATTGATCTGAATTTGGGCTCCACGTAATACCTAATGTTTTAGCATTTTCATTTTCCCCGAAATTTATAAATAATGAGTCCACTTCGTCGGATTCTACGTACTTTAGCACATCATtattatttgaataaaattttcTCAACTCAAAACAGCCctgttttaaaatattcgaaACTCCTTTGCAGATACAGGCTGCTTCCTCGACACTGTCCGCTCCGCTCAACAAATCATCTACATAAAAGTCAGATCTTATTATATTCGCCAGTTTAGGCTTTTTAGATTCATTTTCAGCCGCTAATTGAAATAGACATCGAATAACTAGATACGACGCTGCCGC includes these proteins:
- the LOC140450929 gene encoding uncharacterized protein — its product is MSDTKKRGVLKSKLTIFIKYLNTLSEKEISELEIIQLKARLLDIESLKSEFEIIQSRIELDTEDEEEFQIQLIERETFETTYYTYIAKGRKIILNFETVDVSSSSLNNSQIQNFDQGTAIKLPTINLPKFSGSYQTWLEFRDTYKSLIHENNNISPIQKFHYLRASLEGVATDIIQSLEISTANYDVAWKALSERYDNDQLLIHNHVKSLFNCEPVVKESAVSLRKLLDIITKNLRALEQLNQPTSEWGTLLIYLISTKLDSITLREWESFKKNGERHAFEDFKEFIKSRADLLEMVNETHSDKRKSVNNSTRGFIVTGGERNAPKCVFCKKEHYIQNCNDFLKLTIRDRIDKARFMKLCINCLKGGHTSKFCRRGNCTKCGSKHNTLLHLEQRNVNSQSNYPTQNSAIVDCAPAQSTEVALSAYSSIEHVFLSTVLVQLFDKYNRSHTVRALLDSGAQSSFISKDLFNGLHLENIPTDIIVTGINGISTNITAKCELQVQAIHNAFQFKNHFFVIDKISHHLPVSDVNVADLKIPSHLKLADPSFFKSDKIQMIIGSDMFWTLICIGQISLGPNKPLMQKTKFGWIISGPIAQKTNNVSCNLILKSDEVNVNKTLSRFWEIEEVESNRVYTVDEYKCEKHFVDHFKRDSDGRFIVKLPFKENIERLGESYTIAYKRFLNLERKLNSKPELKKLYNEFIQEYLNLGHMKKVENLDTANVSYYMPHRAVIRQDSLTSKIRVVFDASCPSSSGYSLNNLQYVGPTLQDELFSILLRFRQYKYVFSADIAKMYRQVLVIPDQRSLQRILYRENSNDPINVYELKTVTYGTAAASYLVIRCLFQLAAENESKKPKLANIIRSDFYVDDLLSGADSVEEAACICKGVSNILKQGCFELRKFYSNNNDVLKYVESDEVDSLFINFGENENAKTLGITWSPNSDQLIYKINDSFYTPKITKRIILSEVSQVFDPLGLLAPCILKAKVILQSLWLEKLSWDESVPSSIYTSYSQFRSDLPVLNELRIQRHAMCENAAYLEMHGFADASETAYGACVYIRSVNAEGQIFSHLLCAKSKVAPLKTISIPRLELSAATIVLGWLKSPPNKFKTFVSNRVSEIQDSTSSDCWKHVSSNQNPADIISRGSTPSSLLNNNLWWYGPSWLTDNEDRWPKKQISDQKLPDIKKMDDRIAFTAIVDDFIINKYSNLDKLKRVTAWVIRFLKNSKLKDNHLRFKTNYISTVEIKHAFDVLIKIDQDIYFKADITNLRTNKPLKSNSCLLSLNPFIDEFGFLRVGGRLSNSKFAFEKKHPLILHSKSHLMFLIASQTHLDLLHAGPQLMLATIRDIFWPIGGRLLVKSIVRKCLSCFRFKPQITKPIMAALPKDRLSSRLPFEVTGVDYAGPLLIKSRTGRGCKISKAYICLFICAVTKAIHIELVCDLSKEYFLLALKRFVARRGMPSQVLSDNGSNFIAASNELCELGRFLSQNENEISESCHKDNINWKFNPPYGPHFGGLWEAGVKSIKHHLRRVTKGASFTFEQLTTLLTQIEAILNSRPLSPISDSPHDLTPLTPSHFLIGRVGSSVPEKNFVNTPYNRLTVFQHLSQLKQHLWNRWSKEYVSELQARTKWKQHYDSLRRGALVLIKDDNLPPMKWKLGRIEDVMKGPDDVCRVAVIKTEQGLVRRAFPKICPLPLDKNLQTE